One segment of Methanolinea mesophila DNA contains the following:
- a CDS encoding 2,3-bisphosphoglycerate-independent phosphoglycerate mutase: MTAHKILLLVLDGVSDRPCPELAGHTPLQAALTPVLDQIAREGITGIMDTIAPGIRPGSDTAHLALLGYPPRKYYTGRGPLEALGNGIRMEPGMIGFRCNYATLDREGKVIDRRAGRIHNTEPLSAAIQERVDLSSLGVGFVFRSGAGHRAALALKGEGLGHCVSSNDPKKEGVPPLEFEEKKDTPGDRKTAEVLNEFVRQSTAILDSHPLNTERMEKGLAPANVILIRGAGEMGHFEPFEQRYGLSGSVIAAATLISGIGISVGLHHVPVSGATGSVDTNLTGKVEATLRELEKRDFVLLNIKGADEAGHDGKAVEKRDFIEKVDLALAPFLELEDCIIAVCADHSTPCSVKDHSADPVPLVIRGEGVRVDNVGSFDELACARGGLHRLSGNSLMPVLLDLINKSHKYGA; this comes from the coding sequence ATGACCGCACACAAAATCCTGCTGCTGGTACTGGACGGCGTATCGGACAGGCCGTGCCCCGAGCTCGCGGGGCACACCCCGCTCCAGGCCGCACTCACCCCCGTCCTGGACCAGATCGCCCGGGAAGGGATCACCGGGATCATGGATACCATAGCCCCCGGCATCCGTCCCGGTTCCGACACCGCCCACCTCGCACTCCTCGGGTATCCTCCCCGGAAGTACTATACCGGCAGGGGACCCCTCGAGGCACTGGGAAACGGGATCCGGATGGAACCGGGGATGATCGGGTTCCGGTGCAACTATGCCACCCTGGACCGCGAGGGAAAGGTCATCGACCGCAGAGCGGGGAGGATCCATAACACGGAACCGTTGAGTGCGGCGATCCAGGAGCGGGTCGACCTCTCTTCTTTGGGAGTCGGATTTGTATTCCGCTCCGGGGCAGGGCACCGTGCCGCCCTCGCTCTGAAAGGAGAGGGTCTCGGGCACTGCGTCTCGTCGAACGACCCGAAGAAAGAGGGTGTTCCTCCGCTGGAGTTCGAGGAGAAGAAAGATACTCCCGGCGACAGGAAGACCGCGGAGGTCCTGAACGAGTTCGTCCGCCAGTCCACCGCTATTTTGGATTCCCATCCGCTGAACACGGAGCGAATGGAGAAGGGGCTCGCACCGGCAAACGTGATCCTCATTCGCGGGGCAGGGGAGATGGGTCATTTCGAACCGTTCGAGCAAAGATACGGACTTTCCGGGAGCGTTATCGCCGCGGCAACCCTGATTTCCGGGATCGGGATCTCCGTCGGGCTGCACCACGTTCCTGTCAGCGGGGCTACCGGATCGGTGGATACCAACCTCACCGGAAAGGTAGAGGCAACACTCCGGGAGCTCGAAAAACGGGATTTCGTGCTGTTGAACATCAAGGGCGCAGACGAGGCCGGCCACGATGGAAAAGCCGTGGAGAAACGTGATTTCATCGAGAAGGTTGACCTTGCCCTCGCGCCCTTCCTGGAACTGGAGGACTGCATTATCGCAGTCTGCGCAGACCACAGCACCCCGTGCAGCGTGAAAGATCATAGCGCGGACCCTGTCCCGCTGGTAATCCGCGGCGAAGGAGTGCGGGTGGACAACGTCGGTTCCTTCGACGAGCTCGCCTGTGCCCGTGGCGGCCTGCACCGCCTGTCCGGGAATTCCCTGATGCCGGTACTGCTCGACCTGATCAACAAGTCCCATAAGTACGGGGCCTGA
- a CDS encoding 30S ribosomal protein S3ae has product MARKKQVGRRVEGWKAKSWYKVYAPENLGKAYLGDTIANDAESVVGRVMQTTLGELTNDYAKQNVKMKFRVASVAGDSANAEFMGHEMTKDYLRSMVKRRTSRIDCHIPIQTKDGKKVALTVTCFTLNRANLSQVHAIRGTITAKVTAIATQIDLESLLNGIVNGEISKELFKDVKTIFPVRRVEIIKSKVEATRAA; this is encoded by the coding sequence ATGGCAAGAAAGAAACAGGTAGGACGAAGAGTCGAAGGCTGGAAAGCCAAGAGCTGGTACAAGGTGTACGCACCCGAGAACCTTGGCAAGGCCTATCTTGGCGATACTATCGCCAACGACGCAGAGAGCGTGGTCGGCAGGGTTATGCAGACCACACTCGGTGAACTGACGAACGACTATGCGAAACAGAACGTGAAGATGAAGTTCCGGGTGGCCAGTGTGGCCGGGGACTCCGCGAACGCAGAATTCATGGGGCACGAGATGACCAAGGACTATCTTCGCTCGATGGTAAAGCGGCGCACCTCCCGGATCGACTGCCACATCCCCATCCAGACCAAGGACGGGAAGAAGGTAGCCCTCACCGTGACCTGCTTCACCCTCAACCGGGCGAACTTAAGCCAGGTCCATGCCATCCGGGGGACTATCACCGCAAAGGTGACCGCTATTGCAACCCAGATCGACCTGGAGTCCCTGCTCAACGGGATCGTCAACGGGGAGATCTCCAAGGAACTCTTCAAGGACGTCAAGACCATCTTCCCGGTCCGCAGGGTTGAGATCATCAAGTCCAAGGTCGAAGCGACCCGGGCTGCATAA
- a CDS encoding serine--tRNA ligase translates to MYTRFGLKAGLQFSAEIPDEARPAVENLVREANTVLFRKGVPKDADEREVGRIAGWQAEGNRLLLDLESGTYTRVHDALFRFRKQIAPTLGKFRLGLRVIEVLDYTVEMKGEFPEGLRIPALPFIKESSLAGDTLRMRLDLTAADLENKVPDRIVRLVEEKIQAAGYGGKAEHWDLVFESGKKPRTFEGDPTEEMIRRGWVRHALSRGQWIHGPQSTQLFRAFEKIVMKEIIEPLGFTEMIFPKLVPWEVWKKSGHAKGVYPEIYYVCTPKTRDPAYWEDIGDYFKVTGEVWVDEIRKRIDGPIGGLCYAQCPSFWPFIQGETLANDCLPARIFDRSGTSHRYESGGIHGIERVDEFHRIEILWLGTPEQTVEIADRLHEAYVRVFEDILELEWRCARVTPWFMAQEGMIETEDSCGCGCGSRIGTTDYEAYLPYSESWLEFQNVSINGDKYPSGFNVKIQSGAECWSGCSGIGLERWTAAFLAQKGLDCENWPECVAEIIGEPKELFRFL, encoded by the coding sequence ATGTACACTCGCTTCGGATTGAAGGCCGGACTCCAGTTCAGCGCAGAGATACCGGACGAGGCCCGCCCGGCGGTCGAAAACCTGGTCCGGGAGGCCAACACCGTCCTGTTCAGGAAGGGGGTACCGAAGGACGCGGATGAGCGCGAGGTCGGCAGGATCGCCGGCTGGCAGGCAGAAGGCAACCGCCTCCTGCTTGACCTGGAGAGCGGCACGTATACCCGGGTCCACGACGCCCTCTTCCGTTTCAGGAAGCAGATCGCCCCGACGCTCGGGAAATTCCGGCTGGGGCTGCGCGTGATCGAGGTCCTGGATTACACGGTGGAGATGAAGGGGGAGTTCCCGGAAGGATTGAGGATCCCGGCGCTTCCCTTCATCAAGGAGAGTTCCCTCGCCGGGGATACCCTCCGGATGAGGCTCGACCTCACCGCCGCGGACCTGGAGAACAAGGTGCCGGACCGGATCGTCCGGCTGGTGGAGGAGAAGATCCAGGCTGCAGGGTACGGCGGCAAGGCCGAACACTGGGACCTGGTCTTCGAAAGCGGAAAGAAACCCCGGACGTTCGAGGGCGACCCCACGGAGGAGATGATCCGCAGGGGCTGGGTCAGGCACGCCCTGTCACGCGGCCAGTGGATCCACGGGCCGCAGTCGACCCAGCTGTTCCGGGCCTTCGAGAAGATCGTGATGAAGGAGATCATCGAACCCCTGGGATTCACCGAGATGATCTTCCCGAAACTGGTCCCCTGGGAGGTCTGGAAGAAGTCCGGGCACGCCAAGGGGGTCTATCCCGAGATCTACTACGTCTGCACCCCAAAGACCCGGGATCCGGCGTATTGGGAAGACATCGGAGACTACTTCAAAGTCACCGGCGAGGTCTGGGTCGACGAGATCAGGAAGCGGATCGACGGGCCCATCGGAGGACTCTGTTACGCCCAGTGCCCCTCGTTCTGGCCCTTCATCCAGGGCGAGACCCTGGCGAACGACTGCCTCCCGGCCCGGATATTCGACCGGAGCGGCACTTCGCACCGCTATGAGAGCGGCGGGATCCACGGGATCGAGCGGGTGGACGAGTTCCACCGGATCGAGATCCTGTGGCTCGGGACCCCGGAACAGACGGTGGAGATCGCGGACCGGCTGCACGAAGCCTACGTCCGTGTCTTCGAGGATATCCTGGAACTGGAATGGCGGTGTGCCCGGGTGACTCCCTGGTTCATGGCCCAGGAAGGGATGATCGAGACGGAGGACTCCTGCGGCTGCGGGTGCGGGAGCCGTATCGGAACCACCGATTACGAAGCATATCTCCCCTACAGCGAGAGCTGGCTCGAGTTCCAGAACGTAAGCATCAACGGGGACAAGTACCCCTCGGGGTTCAACGTCAAGATCCAGAGCGGGGCCGAATGCTGGTCCGGGTGCTCCGGGATCGGGCTCGAACGCTGGACTGCCGCATTCCTGGCCCAGAAAGGACTGGACTGTGAGAACTGGCCCGAATGCGTGGCGGAAATAATCGGAGAACCGAAGGAACTCTTCAGGTTCCTTTAA
- a CDS encoding KEOPS complex subunit Pcc1, producing the protein MTRIEGVIRTVHDRAACVGGAIRPDNLASMVTSSDGDRVVTAVEGHRLRSVIASVDDYLMNLGIAEEICTLASD; encoded by the coding sequence ATGACGCGGATCGAAGGAGTCATCCGGACGGTCCACGACCGTGCGGCCTGCGTGGGCGGAGCGATCCGCCCGGACAACCTCGCATCCATGGTCACGAGCTCCGACGGCGACAGGGTCGTCACGGCGGTTGAAGGGCACCGGCTCCGGTCGGTGATTGCATCGGTGGATGATTATCTGATGAATCTCGGTATAGCGGAGGAGATATGTACACTCGCTTCGGATTGA
- a CDS encoding DHHA1 domain-containing protein, which produces MSLEESADQLADHLKRQEFVEVYAHHDADGIASASILCMAMARSGVHFRLRVRDRISPAHVSPEVPTLLCDFGSGLEDLPPEVMVVDHHLPHFRGGLHVNPRLFGIDGDRELSASGAAYLVAQAMGDNRDLSGLVMLGILGDGQELAGTNLEIFNEGAAEGVITTGRGLRLAGRDEHERLSLAINPYLHQISGDEVAVADLIESSMEDDGLALDTLLSLVILRISPYATEKAMTSIYGDCLVLEREVIPDAHSLTAVVDACGKEGQGGLAASLCMRSTDGIASAWTVALGHRAAVIRTLRELGCAADGDGFFMTGEPRLASDVADALAWDCPRKGPVFVVARADELCHISARCPGCAGKNLGEEVRNAAIQCEGFGGGHHLRAGATISCARLDQFRSHMAKVMGA; this is translated from the coding sequence ATGTCCCTCGAAGAATCCGCCGACCAGCTCGCAGACCACCTGAAGCGCCAGGAGTTTGTGGAAGTCTACGCCCACCACGATGCGGACGGCATCGCCTCCGCGTCCATACTGTGTATGGCCATGGCGAGGAGCGGGGTCCACTTCCGGCTCCGGGTCAGGGACCGGATCAGCCCGGCCCACGTCTCACCGGAGGTCCCCACCCTGCTCTGCGACTTCGGGTCCGGGCTGGAAGACCTGCCCCCCGAAGTGATGGTCGTGGACCACCACCTCCCCCACTTCCGGGGCGGACTGCACGTGAACCCCCGGCTCTTCGGCATCGACGGGGACCGGGAGCTCTCCGCCTCGGGGGCGGCCTACCTCGTGGCCCAGGCCATGGGCGATAACCGCGACCTCTCCGGCCTGGTCATGCTGGGTATCCTCGGCGACGGGCAGGAACTTGCGGGAACGAACCTGGAGATCTTCAACGAAGGCGCCGCAGAGGGAGTGATCACCACCGGCAGGGGCCTCCGCCTCGCAGGCAGGGACGAGCACGAGAGACTCTCGCTCGCAATAAACCCCTACCTTCACCAGATAAGCGGGGACGAGGTCGCAGTGGCGGACCTGATCGAATCATCGATGGAAGATGACGGCCTGGCCCTCGACACTTTGCTCTCGCTGGTGATACTCCGTATCAGCCCCTATGCCACGGAGAAGGCGATGACCTCGATCTACGGGGACTGCCTGGTCCTGGAGCGGGAGGTGATCCCGGACGCCCACAGCCTTACCGCGGTGGTGGACGCCTGCGGCAAGGAAGGACAGGGCGGGCTCGCCGCATCGCTCTGCATGAGGAGCACGGACGGGATCGCGTCGGCCTGGACGGTTGCCCTCGGGCACCGTGCCGCAGTCATCCGCACGCTCAGGGAGCTCGGGTGCGCCGCCGACGGGGACGGGTTCTTCATGACCGGAGAACCCCGCCTCGCGAGCGACGTCGCCGACGCCCTTGCCTGGGACTGCCCGCGGAAGGGCCCGGTCTTCGTGGTCGCCCGGGCGGACGAACTCTGCCATATCTCTGCCAGGTGCCCCGGGTGCGCCGGTAAGAACCTCGGCGAAGAGGTGCGGAACGCGGCCATCCAGTGCGAAGGGTTCGGCGGAGGGCACCACCTGCGGGCGGGAGCGACCATCTCCTGCGCGAGGCTGGACCAGTTCCGGAGCCACATGGCGAAGGTGATGGGTGCATGA
- a CDS encoding 30S ribosomal protein S15, whose translation MARMHARRRGHSGSVRPYRKEAPAWANTDVEAIEKIVVDLRKEGLTSARIGLILRDRYGVPDVKLVTGKRIDEILNTKGMRSEIPEDLRNLIVKALGLRKHLSENKNDLHNKRQLQLTESKVRRLVRYYTGSGRLPSDWSYKPETAEILLSR comes from the coding sequence ATGGCACGAATGCATGCACGCCGGAGAGGCCATTCCGGCTCGGTGCGCCCCTATCGTAAAGAGGCGCCCGCCTGGGCCAATACCGACGTCGAGGCGATCGAGAAGATCGTGGTGGACCTGAGAAAAGAAGGGCTCACCTCCGCACGGATCGGGCTGATCCTCAGGGACCGTTACGGCGTCCCCGATGTGAAACTCGTCACCGGAAAGCGGATCGATGAGATCCTGAACACGAAGGGAATGCGCTCCGAGATCCCCGAAGACTTAAGGAACCTTATCGTCAAGGCCCTCGGACTGCGGAAACACCTTTCGGAGAACAAGAACGACCTGCACAACAAGCGGCAGCTGCAGCTGACCGAATCGAAGGTCAGGCGCCTGGTGCGGTACTACACCGGAAGCGGCAGGCTGCCCAGCGACTGGAGCTACAAACCCGAAACCGCCGAGATCCTTCTCTCCAGATGA
- the mmp10 gene encoding methyl coenzyme M reductase-arginine methyltransferase Mmp10 (Mmp10 (methanogenesis marker protein 10) is a cobalamin-requiring radical SAM methyltransferase that creates the methylarginine modification to methyl coenzyme M reductase.), whose product MAHLTVDIGGRPGLDCRGFCEYCYFRNVKETEALGCRYCPPYQKGCDYCSRSVKEYYTGFRDLRDVADDVLSRLQLVTDDISRVTISGGGDPSCYPRFTDLVELLSSLEAPLHIGYTSGKGFDDPAIADLLIDCGLSEVSFTVFSVRPELRKKYMHDPTPEASLAVLERLCGEIEVYAATVVLPGVNDGPVLEETCEWLEERGAKGLIAMRFANRRDQGLILRNAPVIEGQRVHTIDEFRDIVTGLSSRHGMKISGTPLWDPEIGSPFAIRNEPDLLAKLPRLAKKATVISGLVAAPFLKAILDACGGGVDVVAVEQDIACLITIDDLSAVDPSCLRRLVVLPGRAFVYDREAETVLTRDGKERQVIRGPDSLTADAETSMGMTRNQVLHLEMEAFADLVRTINRYGE is encoded by the coding sequence ATGGCCCACCTTACCGTGGACATCGGGGGAAGACCCGGGCTCGACTGCCGTGGCTTCTGCGAATACTGTTATTTCCGCAACGTCAAAGAGACCGAAGCGCTCGGCTGCAGGTACTGTCCTCCCTACCAGAAAGGGTGCGATTACTGTTCCAGGAGCGTGAAAGAGTACTATACGGGATTCCGTGACCTCCGCGACGTCGCGGACGACGTGCTCTCCCGGCTCCAGCTCGTCACCGACGATATCTCCCGGGTGACCATCAGCGGCGGGGGAGACCCGAGCTGCTATCCCCGGTTCACCGACCTGGTAGAGCTCCTCTCCAGCCTTGAGGCTCCGCTCCACATCGGGTATACCAGCGGGAAGGGGTTCGATGACCCGGCCATCGCGGACCTGCTCATCGATTGCGGCCTGTCCGAGGTCTCTTTCACCGTATTCTCGGTGAGGCCGGAGCTCAGGAAAAAGTACATGCACGACCCCACCCCTGAAGCGTCGCTCGCGGTCCTGGAACGTCTCTGCGGGGAGATCGAGGTCTACGCCGCCACGGTGGTCCTCCCGGGGGTAAACGACGGCCCCGTCCTGGAAGAGACCTGCGAGTGGCTGGAAGAACGGGGGGCGAAAGGACTCATCGCGATGCGGTTTGCCAACCGCCGGGACCAGGGGCTGATACTCCGGAACGCCCCGGTGATCGAGGGGCAGCGTGTCCACACCATTGACGAGTTCCGCGATATCGTGACCGGGCTCTCGTCCCGGCACGGGATGAAAATCAGCGGAACCCCCCTGTGGGATCCCGAGATCGGGTCCCCGTTCGCGATCCGGAACGAACCCGACCTCCTCGCGAAACTCCCCAGGCTCGCAAAGAAGGCCACAGTGATCTCCGGGCTGGTCGCCGCCCCGTTCCTCAAAGCGATCCTCGATGCCTGCGGGGGTGGGGTTGACGTGGTGGCCGTGGAGCAGGATATCGCCTGCCTGATCACCATCGACGACCTCTCGGCCGTCGATCCCTCGTGCCTTCGCCGGTTGGTCGTTCTGCCCGGCAGGGCGTTCGTGTACGACCGGGAAGCTGAGACGGTCCTCACCCGGGACGGGAAGGAGCGGCAGGTGATTCGGGGGCCCGATTCGCTCACCGCCGATGCAGAGACCAGCATGGGCATGACCAGGAACCAGGTCCTGCACCTTGAGATGGAGGCGTTCGCGGACCTTGTCCGGACAATCAACCGGTACGGCGAGTGA
- a CDS encoding amino acid permease → MDDAPSLRQRLLRTRSVEEIMSCCAGEHALKKVIGPIELIFFGIGAIIGTGIFVITGVAAADFAGPGLVFSFMIAGTACLFAALCYAEFATMVPLAGSAYTYSYASLGEIWAWIIGWDLILEYSVSIAVVAVGWSGYMNSFLTEIGVVLPPALVNPPGIEGGVINLPAILIIALITLLLISGVKGSARVNTAIVVAKISVVLFFIALGVFYIDPANWNPFLPFGWSGVLAGAAIVFFAYIGFDAVSTAAEEVRNPGRDLPIGIIVSLIICTILYIVVAAILTGIVPYSLLAGTSAPVAFALEYVGVPWGAEIISVGAVLGITSVMLVLLYGQSRIFFAMARDGLLPRSFAKVHPTLRTPVRASLLVGAVTALLASLLPLESMAELVNIGTLAAFVIVSVGIIVLRRTRPELPRPFRCPLVPLVPALAIGFCLALILALPTVTHLRFVVWLAIGLVIYALYGYRHAHYRNPGSAGDDRAVQENE, encoded by the coding sequence ATGGATGATGCCCCCTCGCTCCGGCAGCGGCTCCTCCGGACCCGATCGGTGGAAGAGATCATGTCCTGCTGTGCCGGGGAGCACGCCTTAAAGAAGGTCATCGGGCCCATCGAGTTGATCTTCTTCGGGATAGGGGCGATCATCGGGACCGGGATCTTTGTGATCACCGGTGTTGCCGCGGCAGACTTCGCCGGACCGGGCCTGGTCTTTTCCTTCATGATTGCCGGCACGGCCTGTCTTTTCGCGGCCTTGTGCTACGCGGAATTCGCAACCATGGTCCCGCTGGCGGGAAGCGCGTACACTTACAGTTATGCATCCCTCGGAGAGATCTGGGCCTGGATAATCGGGTGGGACCTGATACTGGAATACTCGGTCTCCATCGCCGTTGTGGCCGTGGGATGGTCGGGCTACATGAACAGCTTCCTCACCGAGATCGGGGTTGTCCTCCCCCCCGCACTTGTAAATCCCCCAGGGATTGAGGGTGGCGTGATCAACCTCCCGGCCATCCTGATCATCGCCCTGATCACGCTCCTCCTTATCTCCGGGGTGAAAGGCAGCGCACGGGTGAACACCGCGATCGTTGTGGCGAAGATCAGCGTGGTCCTCTTCTTCATCGCCCTGGGCGTCTTCTACATCGACCCGGCCAACTGGAACCCGTTCCTCCCCTTCGGCTGGAGCGGGGTGCTCGCGGGTGCGGCAATCGTTTTTTTCGCCTACATAGGGTTTGATGCGGTATCGACCGCTGCCGAGGAGGTAAGAAATCCGGGGCGGGACCTCCCCATCGGGATTATAGTGTCCCTGATCATCTGCACGATACTCTACATCGTCGTCGCCGCGATACTGACCGGGATCGTGCCCTATTCCCTGCTTGCCGGCACTTCCGCCCCGGTGGCATTCGCCCTGGAATACGTCGGCGTACCCTGGGGAGCGGAAATTATCTCCGTGGGAGCGGTTCTCGGGATCACCTCGGTGATGCTGGTGCTCCTTTACGGACAGTCCCGGATTTTCTTCGCAATGGCCCGGGACGGCCTGTTGCCCCGGAGTTTTGCGAAGGTCCACCCCACGCTCCGCACACCGGTAAGGGCAAGCCTCCTGGTAGGTGCGGTCACCGCCCTCCTTGCGTCCCTCCTCCCCCTGGAGAGCATGGCCGAGCTGGTGAATATCGGGACGCTCGCCGCGTTCGTGATCGTGTCCGTGGGGATCATCGTGCTCCGGAGGACACGCCCTGAACTTCCCCGCCCGTTCCGCTGTCCCCTTGTCCCCCTGGTCCCGGCCCTGGCCATCGGCTTCTGCCTGGCCCTCATCCTCGCGCTCCCCACCGTCACCCACCTCCGTTTCGTGGTATGGCTCGCGATAGGTCTGGTGATCTACGCGCTCTATGGGTATCGACATGCGCATTACCGGAATCCCGGTTCCGCCGGTGACGACCGCGCTGTGCAGGAAAATGAATAA
- a CDS encoding DUF504 domain-containing protein — translation MRKSREILLKYRYDARYRFSDLEVCYIDRGAPGNVTCIGGDRIEELGPYGLELFSPYGTTTIPYHRVVKIRYHGAVIWERGRPKIEGQGLPGDQAGQDPDQ, via the coding sequence ATGAGAAAGAGCCGGGAGATCCTCCTTAAGTACCGGTATGACGCCCGGTATCGGTTCTCCGACCTGGAGGTCTGCTATATCGACAGAGGCGCTCCGGGAAACGTGACCTGCATCGGTGGCGATCGGATCGAGGAACTGGGTCCCTACGGGCTCGAACTCTTCTCTCCCTACGGCACGACTACGATTCCCTATCACCGCGTGGTGAAGATCCGGTACCACGGGGCGGTAATATGGGAGAGGGGGCGACCAAAGATCGAAGGACAAGGACTTCCGGGGGATCAGGCAGGCCAGGATCCGGATCAATAA
- a CDS encoding site-specific integrase, which translates to MSSTATTTVSDFNQIKPDYPERSILKGLRNNVITEEDARLIRAFTAEMQSARDISLKRAHKLTYSLVGLRRFIGPFRENDMAALYVGIAALKNGKSLKNKPYSANSIRDHLLTLKQFYLWLVENEMVDIPFKKVKALKVPNPNSMTKVASDLLTVEEIMAMLHATEKSRDRALITMLYEGGFRIGEMGVMRWGDIQFDRFGVVVNVMFKTNKPRYIRLVMSREHLAAWQNDYPFQPVTNEMPVFLTERKAPLSYGTAASQLKRIAKRAKLKKHVTPHLFRHSRITHLIREGVSESVIKLMMWGNLTTDMFQTYAHLTGSDIDKEILSTYGISEEKQEKAKTRLEPRQCEHCRTINSPISNYCSLCGRPLDEGAAETHEDIKAWFMEHPEEMKKYFESVQKKKIRNY; encoded by the coding sequence ATGTCTTCCACAGCAACGACTACTGTATCCGATTTTAATCAGATCAAGCCAGACTATCCTGAACGCTCTATCCTCAAGGGACTTCGGAATAACGTCATTACCGAAGAGGATGCCCGTCTTATCCGGGCTTTCACGGCAGAGATGCAGTCCGCCCGGGACATCAGTCTGAAGCGGGCCCACAAGCTGACCTATTCTCTCGTTGGGTTGAGGAGATTCATTGGTCCGTTCCGGGAGAATGACATGGCCGCCTTGTATGTGGGCATCGCAGCACTCAAGAATGGGAAAAGCCTCAAGAACAAACCCTATAGCGCGAATTCAATCCGCGACCACCTTCTTACCCTGAAGCAGTTCTACCTCTGGCTCGTAGAAAATGAGATGGTAGACATCCCCTTCAAGAAGGTCAAGGCCCTCAAGGTCCCTAACCCGAACAGCATGACCAAAGTGGCCTCGGACCTCCTCACTGTTGAAGAGATCATGGCCATGCTGCATGCCACTGAAAAGAGCCGGGACCGGGCCCTCATCACCATGCTCTACGAGGGAGGGTTCCGAATAGGCGAGATGGGGGTCATGCGTTGGGGAGATATTCAGTTCGATCGCTTTGGCGTGGTTGTCAATGTCATGTTCAAGACCAACAAGCCCAGGTACATCCGGCTCGTAATGTCCCGGGAACACCTGGCAGCTTGGCAGAACGATTATCCATTCCAGCCCGTGACCAACGAAATGCCGGTCTTCCTCACCGAGCGGAAGGCCCCTCTTTCCTATGGAACTGCCGCCTCGCAGTTGAAGCGGATTGCGAAGCGAGCAAAACTGAAGAAACATGTAACTCCGCATCTGTTTCGTCATTCGCGGATTACTCATCTTATCCGTGAGGGAGTATCAGAGAGCGTGATCAAGCTGATGATGTGGGGGAATCTCACCACCGACATGTTCCAGACGTATGCTCATCTCACCGGGTCCGATATAGATAAGGAAATCCTTTCCACGTATGGGATATCAGAAGAGAAACAAGAAAAGGCCAAGACAAGGCTCGAGCCCAGGCAGTGCGAGCATTGCAGGACAATCAATTCTCCCATCTCGAACTACTGCAGCCTCTGCGGCCGGCCGCTCGATGAAGGGGCAGCTGAGACCCATGAGGATATAAAGGCATGGTTCATGGAGCATCCGGAAGAGATGAAGAAATATTTTGAATCAGTTCAAAAAAAAAAAATTAGAAACTATTAA
- a CDS encoding ASCH domain-containing protein, producing MRVLLSIKPQYADKILCGLKKYEFRKIIFKNEDIREIVIYSSSPTKKIVGTCAIGSVIEDRPMVLWEMFKEVSGICEEEFFSYFNGKEKGYAIEIEEINRFERPVDPREFNEKFVPPQSFQYINDAFYSKICNSNA from the coding sequence ATGAGAGTTTTACTGTCCATTAAACCGCAATATGCGGATAAAATCCTTTGCGGTTTGAAAAAATACGAATTCCGAAAGATTATATTCAAAAATGAAGATATCCGTGAAATTGTCATCTATTCCAGCAGCCCAACAAAAAAGATTGTTGGCACATGTGCAATAGGCTCTGTCATCGAGGACCGGCCCATGGTCCTGTGGGAAATGTTCAAAGAAGTATCCGGTATTTGCGAAGAGGAATTTTTCTCGTATTTTAACGGTAAAGAGAAGGGATATGCCATAGAAATTGAGGAAATAAACCGGTTTGAGAGACCAGTTGATCCAAGGGAGTTCAATGAGAAGTTCGTTCCCCCGCAATCGTTCCAATACATCAACGATGCATTCTATTCGAAAATCTGTAATTCAAATGCATAA
- a CDS encoding ASCH domain-containing protein, translating to MIIFRARFIAPILDGRKTQTRRLWSKARVRAGGIYEGRTYRAGKPFARLHVTDIGKERLGDVSEEDAVKEGYTTSAEFLKDFFAMHDGKFKPGIEWLDHQVWVLSFEVMA from the coding sequence ATGATCATATTCCGGGCCCGTTTTATCGCGCCTATCCTTGACGGAAGGAAGACCCAGACCCGGCGTTTATGGTCCAAGGCGCGGGTGAGAGCCGGAGGCATCTACGAGGGCCGGACCTACCGGGCAGGGAAACCCTTCGCACGGTTGCATGTGACTGACATTGGAAAGGAGCGACTTGGGGATGTCAGCGAGGAAGATGCGGTGAAGGAAGGGTACACCACTTCCGCGGAATTTCTCAAGGACTTCTTCGCCATGCACGACGGGAAATTCAAACCCGGCATAGAGTGGCTGGACCACCAGGTGTGGGTCCTCTCTTTCGAGGTGATGGCATGA